One genomic region from Ptychodera flava strain L36383 chromosome 14, AS_Pfla_20210202, whole genome shotgun sequence encodes:
- the LOC139149874 gene encoding uncharacterized protein isoform X3, with protein sequence MIYIIQQNPNSPQVTRDELQADWKTIEDSLITYGLLQNIDAKGISTLAVIRVLEITFGGQSALEKIVTIVDDAGKLSMKGRKDGRLPRLGVLVHEEKVKQFVIFLELEGIIFCNVESNNLVLALLSYMGVHFLCNFDYARALKSACQFLEYFWLTSKDKNTIRGTVRQLGLAIIGNV encoded by the exons ATGATATACATCATCCAGCAAAATCCAAATTCACCACAAGTAACCAGAGATGAGCTTCAGGCTGATTGGAAAACAATTGAAGACAGTCTCATCACGTATGGCTTGTTACAAAACATTGATGCCAAAG GGATCAGTACATTGGCAGTTATCAGAGTGTTGGAGATCACCTTTGGCGGTCAAAGTGCACTGGAGAAGATTGTAACCATTGTTGAT GATGCTGGAAAACTTTCTATGAAAGGAAGAAAAGATGGCAGACTACCTCGTTTGGGTGTTTTGGTACATGAGGAGAAGGTTAAGCAGTTTGTTATTTTCCTTGAACTTGAAGGAATAATCTTTTGCAATGTTGAAAGCAATAATCTTGTTCTTGCACTCCTTTCTTATATGGGAGTGCATTTCCTGTGTAACTTTGACTATGCTCGAGCCTTAAAGAGTGCATGTCAGTTTTTAGAATACTTTTGGCTCACATCtaaagacaaaaatacaatcCGGGGTACGGTCAGACAGTTAGGCCTTGCTATTATAGGTAATGTGTAA
- the LOC139149874 gene encoding uncharacterized protein isoform X1, whose protein sequence is MYFKIQHLFSVQIVEDMIYIIQQNPNSPQVTRDELQADWKTIEDSLITYGLLQNIDAKGISTLAVIRVLEITFGGQSALEKIVTIVDDAGKLSMKGRKDGRLPRLGVLVHEEKVKQFVIFLELEGIIFCNVESNNLVLALLSYMGVHFLCNFDYARALKSACQFLEYFWLTSKDKNTIRGTVRQLGLAIIGNV, encoded by the exons ATGTATTTCAAGATCCAACATCTTTTCTCTGTACAGATTGTAGAGGATATGATATACATCATCCAGCAAAATCCAAATTCACCACAAGTAACCAGAGATGAGCTTCAGGCTGATTGGAAAACAATTGAAGACAGTCTCATCACGTATGGCTTGTTACAAAACATTGATGCCAAAG GGATCAGTACATTGGCAGTTATCAGAGTGTTGGAGATCACCTTTGGCGGTCAAAGTGCACTGGAGAAGATTGTAACCATTGTTGAT GATGCTGGAAAACTTTCTATGAAAGGAAGAAAAGATGGCAGACTACCTCGTTTGGGTGTTTTGGTACATGAGGAGAAGGTTAAGCAGTTTGTTATTTTCCTTGAACTTGAAGGAATAATCTTTTGCAATGTTGAAAGCAATAATCTTGTTCTTGCACTCCTTTCTTATATGGGAGTGCATTTCCTGTGTAACTTTGACTATGCTCGAGCCTTAAAGAGTGCATGTCAGTTTTTAGAATACTTTTGGCTCACATCtaaagacaaaaatacaatcCGGGGTACGGTCAGACAGTTAGGCCTTGCTATTATAGGTAATGTGTAA
- the LOC139149874 gene encoding uncharacterized protein isoform X2, whose product MASLIVEDMIYIIQQNPNSPQVTRDELQADWKTIEDSLITYGLLQNIDAKGISTLAVIRVLEITFGGQSALEKIVTIVDDAGKLSMKGRKDGRLPRLGVLVHEEKVKQFVIFLELEGIIFCNVESNNLVLALLSYMGVHFLCNFDYARALKSACQFLEYFWLTSKDKNTIRGTVRQLGLAIIGNV is encoded by the exons ATGGCAAGCTTG ATTGTAGAGGATATGATATACATCATCCAGCAAAATCCAAATTCACCACAAGTAACCAGAGATGAGCTTCAGGCTGATTGGAAAACAATTGAAGACAGTCTCATCACGTATGGCTTGTTACAAAACATTGATGCCAAAG GGATCAGTACATTGGCAGTTATCAGAGTGTTGGAGATCACCTTTGGCGGTCAAAGTGCACTGGAGAAGATTGTAACCATTGTTGAT GATGCTGGAAAACTTTCTATGAAAGGAAGAAAAGATGGCAGACTACCTCGTTTGGGTGTTTTGGTACATGAGGAGAAGGTTAAGCAGTTTGTTATTTTCCTTGAACTTGAAGGAATAATCTTTTGCAATGTTGAAAGCAATAATCTTGTTCTTGCACTCCTTTCTTATATGGGAGTGCATTTCCTGTGTAACTTTGACTATGCTCGAGCCTTAAAGAGTGCATGTCAGTTTTTAGAATACTTTTGGCTCACATCtaaagacaaaaatacaatcCGGGGTACGGTCAGACAGTTAGGCCTTGCTATTATAGGTAATGTGTAA